The Manihot esculenta cultivar AM560-2 chromosome 17, M.esculenta_v8, whole genome shotgun sequence genome contains the following window.
GTGCGAATCGATTGGGCTTTGATTAAATCGGTAAACCAAAAACTGAATTCAAACCATtctcatttaatttataattgaaatagttttaattttgatcaaatatatttgattaaaataaaaaaaggaagtTTGTTGAATATTACAGAGTTTGGTACACAATGAACAATATCGTGATCGTGATCTGATTAACCCCAAGCCCGACGGTGGATCATGTCGATACGTGCTGTCACTGCATGACGATTGACGGTATGGTCTGATCGGGTTTTGGTGTAAGGTGGACGTCGGATTGGTTGTTCTCGTCAACCAAACCAACCAAAATAGGTTTTAATTTTCTTCTTTATGATTTCAACGATTGCATGAGTGATGGTGTTGGAATGAGCCACAAGGGCACAGGTGTTGCGCATTCCTCTGGATGAAGGAACCGTCGGTCATAAGAAAacttattgaattatttttccTTTACGGGCTTAAGccttttaagaatattttaatattagtcATAAGAAAACttattgaattattttctcTTTGCATGCTTAAGccttttaagaatattttaatattttttataaaaattaatgataaattaattctaattttaatgatagagattaaattgtaatttttttaattgtaaataattaaattgtaagtttttaaaaatataaaaattaaaataaatattttattaaatcagaTAAACTAAATTGAAAGCCCAAAATATTATTATGGGCTTAAATGTTTAAAAACAAAGCACGGTGAAAAAGAAATACTGGATTAAGAATCGTCCTTTGCGGCAGGCAAGCCACTTggtttctttctctctttttttttgttttgagaACTTCTTAGTTTCCGGTGGTTGTAGAAGGGTTTTGGTTTCTCTCGTTCAGCGCAGAGCATATAGAAGAGTATGGGGACAGAAGAACTGTGGGATGATTCTGCTCTTATCAACGCATTCGAAGATGCGATGTCCAAGTACAAGGTCTTTTATTTGGAAgttctaataataatttattattgttattattattattattatgatttttttttgtgCAGTATGATTTTTGCGGCACTAAATGTTGCAAGGAGATAATATTCTTTTCCTGTTTGTGTAATTGTTTTTTCTCCAGAAGATGCATGGTAATAAAATCAAGGATAATTTGATTGATGGAGGAATTCTTGGCTCTGCTACTGCAGATAAAAGACATGGAGCTGTAAGGTAATATACATGCCGAAGCCCTTCGCATCCATGCTTCTATTTCTTGTAGTAATTGTTTCCATTTTGTTTTCAATTGGTTGAGCTCTGACTTGGGTTGAACTCAGATGCTTCGTGCCATGGTGGCTACTCTATGACCACTAAGCCAAAGCTAATACTCctttttattgttgttgttattatttttattattattatattttttatttgaagtaATGATACAATAGGATAATTAAGTCAAACTGAACCAAAGATAATCCAAATTAAGGCTCTCTTTGTTTCATGGTGAACTTTTTGTTATTTGGGTGCTCAGGAAGATTGGTTAATCTAAAAGATTTTCCAGACAAGTTTCTTTGCAACATAAACTGTGCCATAAGGGAgaacatattattaattatgaaaaaaaaaaaagatcagtTAGTCTTTGTTGTGCACTTCATTTTTCTTGGCCCTTTTGTTTATTGGCAATGCTTTTTGAATTTTACCTTCTTTTATGTGCAGAAGCAAATATGAAAAGGTGTTGGTTAAGTTCATTGAATCTTTGAATTGCGTAAGCAACAATTTTTACTTGGTAGTTGATTCGAGACTACTTTACTAGTAGATAGACAATAGTTTTTGGTCCTCATTTCATTATGTAATGTATTCAATGGTGGAATACCTTGTTCTGCTGATACTGTTGTTTACATTCTTGCGCTTTCCTAAATCTAGTGATGCAGATGAAAACAAAAATGTCATACCAGATGCTGCAGAAGAATTGGGAGAGACTAAAAATCTTGCACCTGTTGAGGAAAATCAGTGTTTGGCTTCAGTTGAGCCTGAACCCTGTTTAGATTCATCAAATGGTCAACACAAGCAAGCAGTCCATGAGTTTTCATATTCTCAAAACTGGGAAGCCTATCAGCTACTCTGTCATCAGTACTATGATCTCGAGGAAAAGAGGCAAAGGATTCTGCATCAGCTTCAACAATTTGGTTGTTATGGTCACCAATGTCCTACTGAAAGTTATGATTCTAGCCAACAATGGGATACCTGCTGTACTTATGAAGATCATTCA
Protein-coding sequences here:
- the LOC110605089 gene encoding uncharacterized protein LOC110605089 isoform X1 yields the protein MGTEELWDDSALINAFEDAMSKYKKMHGNKIKDNLIDGGILGSATADKRHGAVSDADENKNVIPDAAEELGETKNLAPVEENQCLASVEPEPCLDSSNGQHKQAVHEFSYSQNWEAYQLLCHQYYDLEEKRQRILHQLQQFGCYGHQCPTESYDSSQQWDTCCTYEDHSVPTTKPSFSTVACSCCPYVCHGSAAPCTSFPTCSLCGTCDEKMHANSSAAIGPAKHSPHNNDDIVKTAMEAAERAMSSMKAISSINSGAEGTSSDLPPVPSSPTSVMPSVAIATPLALRKEKGKGKDGEEMYQSTSSETDISVVLNAWYSAGFYTGKYLTEQSIMKKKH
- the LOC110605089 gene encoding uncharacterized protein LOC110605089 isoform X3, with product MGTEELWDDSALINAFEDAMSKYKKMHGNKIKDNLIDGGILGSATADKRHGAVSDADENKNVIPDAAEELGETKNLAPVEENQCLASVEPEPCLDSSNGQHKQAVHEFSYSQNWEAYQLLCHQYYDLEEKRQRILHQLQQFGCYGHQCPTESYDSSQQWDTCCTYEDHSVPTTKPSFSTVACSCCPYVCHGSAAPCTSFPTCSLCGTCDEKMHANSSAAIGPAKHSPHNNDDIVKTAMEAAERAMSSMKAISSINSGAEEKGKGKDGEEMYQSTSSETDISVVLNAWYSAGFYTGKYLTEQSIMKKKH